Proteins from a single region of Gorilla gorilla gorilla isolate KB3781 chromosome 16, NHGRI_mGorGor1-v2.1_pri, whole genome shotgun sequence:
- the LOC101151524 gene encoding ribosome biogenesis protein NSA2 homolog isoform X2 has protein sequence MPQNKYIELHCKRYGYCLDYHEKKRKKESQEAHEYSKKAKKMIGLKAKPYHKQGHAEKIQIKKTIKMHEKRNTKKKKNAERTPQGAVPAYLLDREGQSRAKVLSSMIKQKRKEKAGKWEVPLPKVCAQGETEVLKVIRTGKRKKKAWKRVVTNVCFVQDGFTRIPPKYERFIRPTGLLGENMPRLPTILKTMDA, from the exons ATGCCACAGAACAAATATATTGAATTACACTGTAAACGCTATGGATACTGTTTGGATTAccatgagaaaaagagaaagaaagaaagtcaagaGGCTCATGAATATTcaaagaaggcaaagaaaatgaTTGGTCTCAAGGCTAAGCCTTACCATAAACAGGGCCATgctgagaaaatacaaataaaaaagactaTCAAGATGCATGAAAAgagaaacaccaaaaaaaaaaaaaatgctgaaaggaCTCCACAGGGAGCAGTACCTGCCTATCTGCTGGACAGAGAGGGACAATCTCGAGCTAAAGTACTTTCCAGTATGATCAAACAGAAACGAAAAGAGAAGGCGGGAAAATGGGAAGTCCCTCTGCCTAAAGTATGTGCCCAGGGAGAAACAGAAGTATTAAAAGTTATTcgaacaggaaagagaaagaagaaggcatGGAAGAGGGTGGTTACTAATGTCTGCTTTGTTCAAGATGGCTTTACAAGAATACCACCTAAGTATGAAAGATTCATCAGGCCAACGGGCTTGC TTGGGGAAAATATGCCCAGGTTACCAACAATCCTGAAAACGATGGATGCATAA
- the LOC101151524 gene encoding ribosome biogenesis protein NSA2 homolog isoform X1, with product MPQNKYIELHCKRYGYCLDYHEKKRKKESQEAHEYSKKAKKMIGLKAKPYHKQGHAEKIQIKKTIKMHEKRNTKKKKNAERTPQGAVPAYLLDREGQSRAKVLSSMIKQKRKEKAGKWEVPLPKVCAQGETEVLKVIRTGKRKKKAWKRVVTNVCFVQDGFTRIPPKYERFIRPTGLRFKKAHVTYPELKVTFCLPIFGVKKNPSSPLYTTLGVITKGTAMEVNMSKLGLVMQGGS from the coding sequence ATGCCACAGAACAAATATATTGAATTACACTGTAAACGCTATGGATACTGTTTGGATTAccatgagaaaaagagaaagaaagaaagtcaagaGGCTCATGAATATTcaaagaaggcaaagaaaatgaTTGGTCTCAAGGCTAAGCCTTACCATAAACAGGGCCATgctgagaaaatacaaataaaaaagactaTCAAGATGCATGAAAAgagaaacaccaaaaaaaaaaaaaatgctgaaaggaCTCCACAGGGAGCAGTACCTGCCTATCTGCTGGACAGAGAGGGACAATCTCGAGCTAAAGTACTTTCCAGTATGATCAAACAGAAACGAAAAGAGAAGGCGGGAAAATGGGAAGTCCCTCTGCCTAAAGTATGTGCCCAGGGAGAAACAGAAGTATTAAAAGTTATTcgaacaggaaagagaaagaagaaggcatGGAAGAGGGTGGTTACTAATGTCTGCTTTGTTCAAGATGGCTTTACAAGAATACCACCTAAGTATGAAAGATTCATCAGGCCAACGGGCTTGCGTTTCAAGAAAGCCCATGTAACATATCCTGAACTGAAAGTCACCTTTTGCCTACCAATATTTGGTGTAAAGAAGAACCCGTCGTCCCCACTGTATACAACTTTGGGTGTTATTACCAAAGGTACTGCCATGGAGGTAAATATGAGCAAATTGGGCCTTGTGATGCAAGGAGGCAGTTAG